The Actinomycetota bacterium DNA window GGTGTCGGCCTGGGGGACGTAGGCGACCTGGCGGCGGGCCGCCTGGGGCGGGCGGCCCAGGACCTCGATGGTCCCGCTGGTCAGGGGGACGAGGCCGAGGACGGCCCGGATGAGGGTGGACTTGCCGGCCCCGTTGGGGCCGATGAGGGCGACCGACTGGCCGGCCGCCACCTCCCCGTCGACCCCCTCGACCACCGGCTCGCGCTCGTAGGCGACGGTGGCCCGCCGCAGCGCCAGCACGGGCGGGGGGGTCCGGGGGACCGCCGGGGTGGTCCCCCGGTCGGTCGGGTCGGTGGGCGGGAGGTCAGGTGCCACTGAGGTTGCTCACGATCGTGGCCGTGTTGTGCCGGATCATCTTGAGGTACGTGTCGCCGTCGGACCCGGGCGGGCCGAGGGCGTCGCCGTAGAGGGCGTCCTCGCCGACCACGACCCTGACCCCGGCCTCGCGGGCGATCGTCTCGGCCGCCCGCGGGGGCAGGGAGGTCTCGGAGAAGACGGCCTTCACGCGGGTCGCCTCGATCTTGGCCACCAGGTCGCGGATGTCGCGGCCGGACAGCTCGGCCGAGCTGTCGAAGCTGGGGATGACGGAGCCGACCAGTTCCAGCCCGTAGCGGTCCAGGTAGTAGCCGAAGGCGTCGTGGTTGGTGACCACCTTGCGGTTGGCCAGGCTGCCGACCTGCCCCTCGACCTCGTCGTCGAGGGCGCGCAGCTCCTTGGTGTAGGCGGCCAGGCCGGCCTGGTAGGCGGCCGCCCCGGCCGGGTCGGCGGCGGCCAGGCCGCGTTCGATGTTGGCCGCCATGACCTGGGCGTTGCCGGGGTTCTGCCAGATGTGGGGGTCGGGCTCGCCGTCGACCTGGCGCAGCCGCACCCCCTGGCTGGTGTCGACCACCGGGCCGTCGAACCCGGAGCTCTCGATGATGTCGCCCAGCCACTCCTCCAGGCCGACCCCGTTCTGGAGCACCAGGTCGGCGTGGGCCAGGGCGTCGATGTCGGCCGGGGAGGGCTCGTAGTCGTGGGCGTCGATGCCGGGCCGGAGCAGGCTGGTCACCCGGACCCGGTCGCCACCGACGTTGGCCGCCAGGTCGGCCACCTGGGTCGTGGTCGCCACCACCCGCAGCTCCCCGCCGTCAGCGCCGTCGCCGTTCCCGGCGCCGCCCGGCCCCGCGCACCCGGACGCCAGCAGGGCCGCCAGGCAGGCCGCCACCAGCGCGACCCGTCGACGACCCATGGCACCGTCCTAGCTGTGGAGGCTGGTACCTCCCATCCTACAGCTTTTGGCAATGATTCTCATAACCGACTCAGCCGCAGCGCTGGCACAGGCCGCGCAGCTCCAGGCGGTGGTCGGTGACGGTGAAGCCGGTGCGGGCGGCGACGGCGTCCAGCAGCGAGGCCAGGCCGGCGTCGACCTCGGGCGGGACCGGGTCGTCCTCGATCCGGCCGCAGCTGGAGCAGACCAGGTGATGGTGGTGGCCGACCAGCTCCTCGGACAGCTCGTAGCGGGCGTGCCCGCCGCCGGCGCCCGGGTAGCGGGTGACGGCGCCGGCCTGCTCGAGCACGACCAGGTTGCGGTAGATCGAGCTCACCGGCAGCTTGCCCGGGCCCTCGGCCAGCTCGACGATCTCCAGCGGCCGCCCGGCCCCGTGGAGCAGCTCGACCAGGGTGCGCCGGCCGGAGGTGTAGCGCTGCTGGGCGCGGCCGAGCCGCGCCGCGACCTCGGCGTGGGGCGCCTGGCTGCTCACCGTCTCACCTCCCGGATGCTCGCTGTGGGCAGGTCACATCGTACGCAGGCCCTTGGGGTAGTGGTTCTTGAGCGTCCCGCCGCCCGCCCGGCCCCATCCCAGCGGCCAGCCGTTCCAGGTGACCAGCGTCCACCCGGCCGGCCCCCCGTGGTCCAGGGTCTCCCCCCGCAGCCAGGCCGCGGCCTCGCCGTCGTCCAGCCCCCGGGTCCGTCG harbors:
- a CDS encoding metal ABC transporter substrate-binding protein, whose translation is MGRRRVALVAACLAALLASGCAGPGGAGNGDGADGGELRVVATTTQVADLAANVGGDRVRVTSLLRPGIDAHDYEPSPADIDALAHADLVLQNGVGLEEWLGDIIESSGFDGPVVDTSQGVRLRQVDGEPDPHIWQNPGNAQVMAANIERGLAAADPAGAAAYQAGLAAYTKELRALDDEVEGQVGSLANRKVVTNHDAFGYYLDRYGLELVGSVIPSFDSSAELSGRDIRDLVAKIEATRVKAVFSETSLPPRAAETIAREAGVRVVVGEDALYGDALGPPGSDGDTYLKMIRHNTATIVSNLSGT
- a CDS encoding transcriptional repressor, which codes for MSSQAPHAEVAARLGRAQQRYTSGRRTLVELLHGAGRPLEIVELAEGPGKLPVSSIYRNLVVLEQAGAVTRYPGAGGGHARYELSEELVGHHHHLVCSSCGRIEDDPVPPEVDAGLASLLDAVAARTGFTVTDHRLELRGLCQRCG